The Panthera leo isolate Ple1 chromosome C2, P.leo_Ple1_pat1.1, whole genome shotgun sequence genome window below encodes:
- the IL20RB gene encoding interleukin-20 receptor subunit beta isoform X2 yields MWFFYTLIPCLLIDGVAILPAPQNLSVQSTNMKHLLTWSPVMVPGEIIYYFVEYQGEYESLYMSHVWIPSSWCSPTKGPECDITDDITATVPYNLRVRATQGSETSAWSTLKPPFNRNSTILTPPGMDVTKDGFHLVIKLEDLGSQFEFLVAYWRREPGAKEHVKVVRSRGIPVHLETMEPGAAYCVKVQTFVKAIGRHSPFSQAECVKVQVTTSSLLCCSLSAPPPHPAGVLALCLPPGSCAEVRVNTASGLTHDVPPFPFPRKRF; encoded by the exons ATGGAGTGGCCATCCTGCCTGCCCCTCAGAACCTCTCTGTACAATCAACCAACATGAAGCATCTCTTGACATGGAGCCCAGTGATGGTGCCTGGAGAAATAATATACTATTTCGTTGAGTACCAGGG AGAGTACGAGAGCCTGTACATGAGCCACGTCTGGATCCCCAGCAGCTGGTGCTCACCCACCAAAGGTCCTGAGTGTGACATCACTGATGACATCACTGCCACTGTGCCGTACAATCTCCGTGTCAGGGCCACCCAGGGGTCAGAGACCTCAGCCTGGAGCACCCTGAAGCCTCCCTTCAATCGAAATTCAA CCATCCTTACCCCACCTGGGATGGATGTCACCAAGGACGGCTTCCATCTGGTTATTAAGCTGGAAGACCTGGGGTCCCAGTTTGAGTTCCTTGTGGCTTACTGGAGGAGGGAGCCTGGTGCCAAG GAACATGTCAAAGTGGTGAGGAGCAGGGGCATTCCGGTGCACCTGGAAACCATGGAACCAGGGGCTGCATACTGTGTGAAGGTCCAGACATTCGTGAAGGCCATCGGGAGACACAGCCCTTTCAGCCAGGCAGAATGTGTCAAGGTGCAAG ttaccACCAGCTCCCTTCTGTGCTGTTCTCTCTCGGCACCTCCCCCTCATCCTGCCGGTGTCCTGGCACTCTGCCTTCCTCCCGGCAGCTGCGCCGAGGTACGTGTTAACACAGCTAGTGGCCTAACACATGAtgttcctccctttcccttcccaagaaaaagattttaa
- the IL20RB gene encoding interleukin-20 receptor subunit beta isoform X3 produces MWFFYTLIPCLLIDGVAILPAPQNLSVQSTNMKHLLTWSPVMVPGEIIYYFVEYQGEYESLYMSHVWIPSSWCSPTKGPECDITDDITATVPYNLRVRATQGSETSAWSTLKPPFNRNSTILTPPGMDVTKDGFHLVIKLEDLGSQFEFLVAYWRREPGAKEHVKVVRSRGIPVHLETMEPGAAYCVKVQTFVKAIGRHSPFSQAECVKVQVTTSSLLCCSLSAPPPHPAGVLALCLPPGSCAEERPSPWRWPCLGLLASC; encoded by the exons ATGGAGTGGCCATCCTGCCTGCCCCTCAGAACCTCTCTGTACAATCAACCAACATGAAGCATCTCTTGACATGGAGCCCAGTGATGGTGCCTGGAGAAATAATATACTATTTCGTTGAGTACCAGGG AGAGTACGAGAGCCTGTACATGAGCCACGTCTGGATCCCCAGCAGCTGGTGCTCACCCACCAAAGGTCCTGAGTGTGACATCACTGATGACATCACTGCCACTGTGCCGTACAATCTCCGTGTCAGGGCCACCCAGGGGTCAGAGACCTCAGCCTGGAGCACCCTGAAGCCTCCCTTCAATCGAAATTCAA CCATCCTTACCCCACCTGGGATGGATGTCACCAAGGACGGCTTCCATCTGGTTATTAAGCTGGAAGACCTGGGGTCCCAGTTTGAGTTCCTTGTGGCTTACTGGAGGAGGGAGCCTGGTGCCAAG GAACATGTCAAAGTGGTGAGGAGCAGGGGCATTCCGGTGCACCTGGAAACCATGGAACCAGGGGCTGCATACTGTGTGAAGGTCCAGACATTCGTGAAGGCCATCGGGAGACACAGCCCTTTCAGCCAGGCAGAATGTGTCAAGGTGCAAG ttaccACCAGCTCCCTTCTGTGCTGTTCTCTCTCGGCACCTCCCCCTCATCCTGCCGGTGTCCTGGCACTCTGCCTTCCTCCCGGCAGCTGCGCCGAG GAGAGACCCTCCCCCTGGCGCTGGCCCTGTTTGGGTTTGTTGGCTTCATGCTGA
- the IL20RB gene encoding interleukin-20 receptor subunit beta isoform X1, which yields MWFFYTLIPCLLIDGVAILPAPQNLSVQSTNMKHLLTWSPVMVPGEIIYYFVEYQGEYESLYMSHVWIPSSWCSPTKGPECDITDDITATVPYNLRVRATQGSETSAWSTLKPPFNRNSTILTPPGMDVTKDGFHLVIKLEDLGSQFEFLVAYWRREPGAKEHVKVVRSRGIPVHLETMEPGAAYCVKVQTFVKAIGRHSPFSQAECVKVQGETLPLALALFGFVGFMLILVVVPLSIWKMGRLLRHSCCPVVVLPDTLKITNSPQKLISCRREEVEACATAMLSSEEPFRTWI from the exons ATGGAGTGGCCATCCTGCCTGCCCCTCAGAACCTCTCTGTACAATCAACCAACATGAAGCATCTCTTGACATGGAGCCCAGTGATGGTGCCTGGAGAAATAATATACTATTTCGTTGAGTACCAGGG AGAGTACGAGAGCCTGTACATGAGCCACGTCTGGATCCCCAGCAGCTGGTGCTCACCCACCAAAGGTCCTGAGTGTGACATCACTGATGACATCACTGCCACTGTGCCGTACAATCTCCGTGTCAGGGCCACCCAGGGGTCAGAGACCTCAGCCTGGAGCACCCTGAAGCCTCCCTTCAATCGAAATTCAA CCATCCTTACCCCACCTGGGATGGATGTCACCAAGGACGGCTTCCATCTGGTTATTAAGCTGGAAGACCTGGGGTCCCAGTTTGAGTTCCTTGTGGCTTACTGGAGGAGGGAGCCTGGTGCCAAG GAACATGTCAAAGTGGTGAGGAGCAGGGGCATTCCGGTGCACCTGGAAACCATGGAACCAGGGGCTGCATACTGTGTGAAGGTCCAGACATTCGTGAAGGCCATCGGGAGACACAGCCCTTTCAGCCAGGCAGAATGTGTCAAGGTGCAAG GAGAGACCCTCCCCCTGGCGCTGGCCCTGTTTGGGTTTGTTGGCTTCATGCTGATCCTCGTGGTTGTGCCCctttccatctggaaaatgggccgGCTGCTCCGGCACTCCTGTTGCCCCGTGGTGGTGCTTCCCGACACCTTG aaaataaccaATTCACCCCAGAAGTTAATCAGCTGCAGGAGGGAAGAGGTGGAAGCCTGTGCCACTGCCATGCTGTCTTCGGAGGAACCCTTCAGGACCTGGATCTAG